A window from Lampris incognitus isolate fLamInc1 chromosome 5, fLamInc1.hap2, whole genome shotgun sequence encodes these proteins:
- the LOC130112398 gene encoding ribosomal protein S6 kinase beta-2-like isoform X1, whose protein sequence is MAGVFDIDLETEDISDPEDDVCDFTLTETETVETEEVELTSASVNRDSERVGPECFELLTVLGKGGYGKVFQVRKVQGAQTGKIFAMKVLKKAKIVRNAKDTAHTRAEREILETVRHPFIVDLLYAFQTGGKLYLILECLSGGELFMQLEKEGIFMEDTACFYLGEITLALGHLHSNGIIYRDLKPENIMLNHQGHIKLTDFGLCKESIHDGAVTHTFCGTIEYMAPEILTRSGHNRAVDWWSLGALMYDMMTGSPPFTAENRKKTIDKILKCKLNLPPYLTIDARDLIKKLLKKSPAQRLGSGNADCADIQKHPFFRHINWDDLLSKRVEPPYKPQLQSDEDVSQFDTRFTRQTPVDSPDDTSLSHSAEHAFAGFTYVAPSVLESLKEGFSFEPRARHVRRHNSSPRTPIRVVTGKRNTPWLCETLEDWRSVAVLSGSDGSRCKAGESPLKFSPAGPFKSNVDREPDILSPTSPPAAPASVPLDNGATSQPIRTPARNKKQKGHRR, encoded by the exons ATGGCGGGGGTGTTCGACATAGACCTGGAGACCGAGGACATCAGCGACCCAGAG GACGATGTCTGTGACTTCACCTTGACGGAAACGGAGAC TGTTGAGACGGAGGAGGTGGAGTTGACCAGTGCGAGTGTCAACAGAGACAGTGAGCGAGTCGGACCGGAATGCTTTGAGCTGCTCACTGTGCTGGGTAAAGGAGGCTATGGGAAG GTTTTCCAGGTTAGGAAGGTTCAAGGTGCCCAGACGGGGAAGATATTTGCTATGAAAGTCCTGAAGAAG GCTAAGATAGTGCGTAATGCCAAGGACACGGCCCACACCCGTGCAGAACGGGAAATTCTGGAGACAGTGAGGCATCCGTTCATTGTCGACCTGCTTTACGCCTTCCAGACCGGTGGAAAACTCTACCTCATCCTGGAGTGTCTGAGTG GCGGGGAGCTTTTTATGCAGCTGGAGAAGGAAGGCATCTTTATGGAGGATACTGCCTG CTTCTATCTCGGGGAGATCACGCTGGCCCTTGGTCATCTTCACTCCAACGGCATCATCTACCGAGATCTCAAACCTGAAAACATCATGCTCAACCACCAAG GTCACATCAAGCTGACTGACTTTGGCCTCTGTAAAGAATCAATTCATGACGGAGCTGTCACACACACCTTCTGCGGCACCATAGAGTACAT ggCTCCAGAAATACTGACCAGGTCAGGCCACAACCGAGCGGTGGACTGGTGGAGTCTGGGAGCTTTGATGTACGACATGATGACCGGATCG CCTCCAttcacagcagagaacaggaagaagacCATCGATAAGATCCTGAAGTGTAAACTCAACCTACCCCCGTATCTGACCATCGACGCCAGGGACCTCATCAAGAAG CTGTTAAAAAAAAGCCCAGCCCAGAGGTTAGGCTCCGGCAACGCAGACTGTGCTGATATCCAG AAACATCCGTTTTTCAGGCACATCAACTGGGACGACTTGCTCAGCAAGAGAGTGGAGCCGCCCTACAAGCCACAGCTG CAGTCCGACGAAGACGTCAGTCAGTTCGACACCAGGTTCACCAGGCAGACACCAGTGGACAGTCCGGACGACACCTCGCTCAGCCACAGTGCCGAACACGCGTTTGCT GGTTTTACCTACGTGGCTCCATCTGTTCTTGAGAGTTTGAAGGAAGGCTTCTCTTTCGAACCCCGAGCGCGACACGTGCGCCGACACAACAGCAGCCCACGTACGCCCATCag GGTTGTAACAGGCAAGAGAAACACCCCTTGGTTGTGTGAGACTCTAGAGGACTGGAGGAGTGTGGCTGTCTTGAGCGGTTCCGACGGGTCACGTTGTAAAGCAGGAGAAAG tcccctcaaGTTTTCCCCAGCAGGGCCATTCAAGTCCAATGTCGACAGGGAGCCAGACATTCTTTCCCCCACCTCCCCGCCGGCTGCCCCCGCCTCCGTACCGCTGGACAACGGCGCCACCAGCCAGCCAATCAGGACGCCCGCTAGAAACAAGAAGCAGAAAGGCCATCGGAGATGA
- the LOC130112398 gene encoding ribosomal protein S6 kinase beta-2-like isoform X2, with amino-acid sequence MAGVFDIDLETEDISDPEDDVCDFTLTETETVETEEVELTSASVNRDSERVGPECFELLTVLGKGGYGKVFQVRKVQGAQTGKIFAMKVLKKAKIVRNAKDTAHTRAEREILETVRHPFIVDLLYAFQTGGKLYLILECLSGGELFMQLEKEGIFMEDTACFYLGEITLALGHLHSNGIIYRDLKPENIMLNHQGHIKLTDFGLCKESIHDGAVTHTFCGTIEYMAPEILTRSGHNRAVDWWSLGALMYDMMTGSPPFTAENRKKTIDKILKCKLNLPPYLTIDARDLIKKLLKKSPAQRLGSGNADCADIQKHPFFRHINWDDLLSKRVEPPYKPQLQSDEDVSQFDTRFTRQTPVDSPDDTSLSHSAEHAFAGFTYVAPSVLESLKEGFSFEPRARHVRRHNSSPRTPISPLKFSPAGPFKSNVDREPDILSPTSPPAAPASVPLDNGATSQPIRTPARNKKQKGHRR; translated from the exons ATGGCGGGGGTGTTCGACATAGACCTGGAGACCGAGGACATCAGCGACCCAGAG GACGATGTCTGTGACTTCACCTTGACGGAAACGGAGAC TGTTGAGACGGAGGAGGTGGAGTTGACCAGTGCGAGTGTCAACAGAGACAGTGAGCGAGTCGGACCGGAATGCTTTGAGCTGCTCACTGTGCTGGGTAAAGGAGGCTATGGGAAG GTTTTCCAGGTTAGGAAGGTTCAAGGTGCCCAGACGGGGAAGATATTTGCTATGAAAGTCCTGAAGAAG GCTAAGATAGTGCGTAATGCCAAGGACACGGCCCACACCCGTGCAGAACGGGAAATTCTGGAGACAGTGAGGCATCCGTTCATTGTCGACCTGCTTTACGCCTTCCAGACCGGTGGAAAACTCTACCTCATCCTGGAGTGTCTGAGTG GCGGGGAGCTTTTTATGCAGCTGGAGAAGGAAGGCATCTTTATGGAGGATACTGCCTG CTTCTATCTCGGGGAGATCACGCTGGCCCTTGGTCATCTTCACTCCAACGGCATCATCTACCGAGATCTCAAACCTGAAAACATCATGCTCAACCACCAAG GTCACATCAAGCTGACTGACTTTGGCCTCTGTAAAGAATCAATTCATGACGGAGCTGTCACACACACCTTCTGCGGCACCATAGAGTACAT ggCTCCAGAAATACTGACCAGGTCAGGCCACAACCGAGCGGTGGACTGGTGGAGTCTGGGAGCTTTGATGTACGACATGATGACCGGATCG CCTCCAttcacagcagagaacaggaagaagacCATCGATAAGATCCTGAAGTGTAAACTCAACCTACCCCCGTATCTGACCATCGACGCCAGGGACCTCATCAAGAAG CTGTTAAAAAAAAGCCCAGCCCAGAGGTTAGGCTCCGGCAACGCAGACTGTGCTGATATCCAG AAACATCCGTTTTTCAGGCACATCAACTGGGACGACTTGCTCAGCAAGAGAGTGGAGCCGCCCTACAAGCCACAGCTG CAGTCCGACGAAGACGTCAGTCAGTTCGACACCAGGTTCACCAGGCAGACACCAGTGGACAGTCCGGACGACACCTCGCTCAGCCACAGTGCCGAACACGCGTTTGCT GGTTTTACCTACGTGGCTCCATCTGTTCTTGAGAGTTTGAAGGAAGGCTTCTCTTTCGAACCCCGAGCGCGACACGTGCGCCGACACAACAGCAGCCCACGTACGCCCATCag tcccctcaaGTTTTCCCCAGCAGGGCCATTCAAGTCCAATGTCGACAGGGAGCCAGACATTCTTTCCCCCACCTCCCCGCCGGCTGCCCCCGCCTCCGTACCGCTGGACAACGGCGCCACCAGCCAGCCAATCAGGACGCCCGCTAGAAACAAGAAGCAGAAAGGCCATCGGAGATGA